One region of Caldanaerovirga acetigignens genomic DNA includes:
- a CDS encoding dodecin family protein yields MTVKVIEVVGESKNSWQEAVENAVRDASKTIRNITGIEVRNQTANVQGGKIVEYKADVAIAFKVEDSTEA; encoded by the coding sequence ATGACTGTAAAAGTCATTGAAGTAGTAGGAGAATCAAAAAATAGCTGGCAGGAGGCTGTGGAAAACGCTGTTCGAGATGCCAGCAAAACAATAAGAAACATTACCGGGATAGAGGTGAGAAATCAAACAGCAAATGTTCAGGGAGGAAAAATTGTTGAATATAAAGCCGATGTAGCTATTGCTTTTAAAGTTGAAGATAGTACCGAAGCATAA
- a CDS encoding phosphatidate cytidylyltransferase: MDETFIIRSLTAILGIALLYVVIERGVISFLVFIILMTMIANWELARAFKKAGINVNMVYSGTAGSILLTMIYFWSGAKTTVFFPFCLLIILSFFSSIVKYKQNKLMDTVFTTFSFLYTSIPFSHIMLIKDLSQGPVLLWLVFVTTWSCDTFAYITGMLFGRHKLSPQISPKKSIEGSIGGIIGSISASFIYSMMFLPQIKIIDRVLLGLLIGIFSQMGDLSASLIKRFCGIKDFSNLIPGHGGILDRFDSSLFSFPVAYYYIITVIQKGGLT; this comes from the coding sequence ATGGACGAAACTTTTATTATAAGATCTTTGACCGCAATATTAGGTATTGCCCTGCTTTACGTTGTAATCGAGAGGGGAGTTATTTCGTTTCTTGTTTTTATCATATTAATGACTATGATAGCCAATTGGGAACTTGCAAGGGCTTTTAAAAAAGCGGGTATAAATGTAAACATGGTCTATAGCGGAACGGCAGGTTCAATTTTGCTGACCATGATATATTTCTGGTCCGGTGCGAAGACGACAGTTTTTTTTCCTTTTTGCCTTCTTATAATCTTAAGTTTTTTTTCTTCAATAGTAAAATATAAACAAAATAAGTTGATGGATACCGTTTTTACTACTTTTTCCTTTCTCTATACTTCCATCCCGTTTTCGCATATCATGCTTATCAAAGATCTGTCGCAAGGACCTGTTTTATTGTGGTTGGTTTTTGTAACAACGTGGAGCTGCGATACTTTTGCCTACATAACGGGAATGCTTTTTGGCCGCCATAAACTTTCTCCCCAAATAAGTCCTAAAAAAAGTATCGAAGGAAGCATCGGCGGAATAATAGGAAGCATTTCGGCAAGTTTTATTTATTCAATGATGTTTTTGCCCCAGATTAAAATTATAGATAGAGTATTGTTAGGTTTATTAATAGGAATTTTTTCTCAAATGGGTGACCTTTCGGCTTCTCTCATAAAGAGATTTTGCGGAATAAAAGATTTCTCTAATCTAATTCCCGGTCACGGTGGAATTTTAGATAGATTTGATAGTAGCCTCTTTTCTTTCCCCGTAGCATACTATTATATTATAACAGTGATTCAAAAGGGTGGTCTTACTTGA
- a CDS encoding acyl-CoA dehydratase activase-related protein, which yields MKVTFPHMGNLYVPLRTFFENLGAEVVVPPFSSKRTLEIGCRYSPEFACLPLKVTLGNFIEALEMGADTIVMAGGMGPCRFGYYAEVQREILKDLGYDFNMIVLEPPQGHFWDFIKKFKYITNKKSFKEIYLAGKLAWEKIIILDKLEKMVNHIRAVELEKGKTDKAYKKALNLISNARDEQELAFARQQIAKEISSIKKAKERNLLKVGLVGEIYTLLEPFVNFNIEKQLCELGVLVERSIYISQWVRENLLPSFMKSKEPEILAKLAEPYIPCFVGGHGRESVAQIVSYAKQGFDGVIHLLPLTCMPEIVAKSVLPMVSKIHSIPVMTLVLDEHSAEAGLRTRLEAFVDLIRKRKEEEEFGVLSWS from the coding sequence TTGAAAGTTACTTTTCCCCATATGGGAAATCTATATGTTCCTCTTAGAACTTTTTTCGAAAACTTAGGTGCCGAGGTGGTGGTTCCTCCATTTTCTAGTAAGAGAACCTTAGAGATAGGCTGTAGATATTCTCCTGAGTTTGCTTGCCTTCCTCTTAAAGTTACTTTGGGCAATTTCATAGAGGCGTTGGAGATGGGGGCAGATACCATAGTGATGGCTGGAGGAATGGGGCCATGCCGCTTTGGGTATTACGCGGAAGTTCAAAGAGAAATTTTAAAAGATTTGGGTTACGATTTTAACATGATAGTGTTAGAACCTCCTCAAGGTCATTTCTGGGATTTCATAAAAAAATTTAAGTATATAACCAATAAAAAGAGCTTTAAAGAAATTTATCTGGCCGGAAAATTAGCGTGGGAAAAAATCATTATATTAGATAAACTGGAAAAAATGGTAAATCACATAAGAGCTGTAGAACTTGAAAAAGGTAAGACCGATAAGGCGTATAAAAAGGCATTGAATTTAATATCAAATGCGAGGGATGAACAGGAACTAGCCTTTGCAAGGCAACAAATTGCAAAAGAAATCTCGTCAATAAAAAAAGCTAAAGAAAGAAATTTACTTAAAGTGGGTTTGGTGGGTGAAATTTATACCCTTTTAGAACCCTTTGTTAATTTTAACATAGAAAAACAGTTGTGCGAACTAGGGGTTTTAGTAGAACGAAGTATATACATAAGCCAATGGGTTAGGGAAAACCTCCTGCCTTCTTTTATGAAATCAAAAGAACCGGAAATACTTGCAAAACTTGCTGAACCTTATATACCATGCTTTGTAGGAGGCCACGGTCGGGAATCCGTTGCACAAATTGTCAGTTATGCAAAACAGGGATTTGATGGGGTAATTCACCTTCTCCCGCTTACATGCATGCCGGAAATTGTTGCAAAAAGTGTTTTGCCGATGGTAAGTAAAATTCATTCTATACCTGTGATGACACTCGTCTTGGACGAACATTCTGCCGAAGCGGGATTAAGGACTCGCCTTGAGGCGTTTGTTGATTTGATCCGCAAAAGGAAGGAGGAGGAGGAGTTTGGAGTGTTATCTTGGAGTTGA
- the spoVAE gene encoding stage V sporulation protein AE: MDYIMAFLVGGLICAAGQILMDFTPLSPAHVLVVFVTLGAILSGLGLYQPLIDLAGAGASVPLPGFGHTLVKGVIEEVNKSGALGILTGGLKATAAGITAAIVFGYIMALIFNPKPK; the protein is encoded by the coding sequence ATCGATTATATAATGGCGTTTTTAGTTGGTGGGCTTATATGTGCGGCGGGACAAATATTGATGGATTTTACACCTCTTAGCCCTGCCCACGTCCTTGTAGTTTTTGTAACTTTAGGGGCAATATTAAGCGGGTTAGGATTATACCAGCCTTTGATAGACCTTGCTGGCGCTGGAGCATCTGTTCCACTACCCGGTTTCGGACACACACTGGTGAAAGGTGTTATAGAAGAAGTTAATAAATCCGGTGCATTGGGGATTTTGACGGGTGGATTGAAAGCTACGGCGGCGGGAATAACTGCGGCAATAGTTTTCGGCTATATCATGGCTCTTATTTTTAATCCTAAACCCAAATGA
- the pyrH gene encoding UMP kinase produces the protein MQKPKYKRVVLKISGEALAGKKEFGIDQNVINSIADQIKKVKEYGIDVAIVVGGGNIWRGRNYPDMDRATADYMGMLATVINALALQDALEKRNIETRVQTAIEMKEIAEPYIRRRAIRHLEKGRVVIFAAGTGNPYFSTDTAAALRAAEIEADVILLAKKVDGVYDSDPMKNPNAQKFDSLDYIEILNKGLGVMDSTATSLCMDNKIPIIVFGINEEGNIIKAALGENIGTFVKGG, from the coding sequence ATGCAAAAACCAAAGTATAAACGGGTCGTTCTTAAAATCAGCGGTGAAGCTCTAGCTGGCAAAAAAGAATTTGGGATAGACCAAAACGTTATTAATTCTATAGCCGACCAAATAAAAAAGGTAAAAGAATACGGTATTGATGTTGCTATTGTAGTTGGCGGGGGAAATATATGGCGCGGACGTAATTACCCAGATATGGACCGGGCTACTGCCGACTATATGGGGATGCTGGCAACTGTAATAAATGCTCTCGCGCTGCAAGATGCATTGGAAAAAAGAAACATTGAGACACGTGTCCAGACTGCCATAGAGATGAAAGAAATTGCGGAGCCATATATAAGACGCCGGGCCATAAGACATCTTGAAAAAGGTCGGGTGGTCATTTTTGCTGCCGGTACGGGAAATCCCTATTTTTCTACCGATACTGCAGCAGCTTTAAGAGCTGCAGAAATAGAAGCAGATGTTATTCTGCTTGCAAAAAAGGTCGATGGAGTCTACGATTCAGATCCGATGAAAAACCCCAATGCTCAAAAATTCGACAGTTTAGATTATATAGAGATACTGAACAAAGGGTTAGGTGTTATGGATTCAACAGCCACTTCGCTTTGCATGGATAATAAAATCCCAATAATCGTGTTCGGTATTAATGAAGAAGGCAATATAATAAAAGCTGCTCTGGGGGAAAATATAGGAACTTTTGTGAAAGGAGGTTGA
- a CDS encoding acyl-CoA dehydratase activase has protein sequence MECYLGVDVGSVSTNFALIDKHGKILKKLYLRTAGRPIETIKSGLKMLKEDLKDDIEIKGVGTTGSGRKLASVIVGADVVKNEITAHAVASMSEIPNVQTILEIGGQDSKIIILRDGIVVDFAMNTVCAAGTGSFLDRQAQRLGIPIELFGEIAIKSNNPTRIAGRCAVFAESDMIHKQQLGYKVEDILKGLCQALVRNYLANVAKGKEIKPPVVFQGGVAANSGIKRAFEEELGMKIIVPEHFDVMGALGAALLAKKAISQNKQKQTNFHGFEAAFKEHRAESFECNGCPNLCEIIQIYVDNKLIARWGDRCGKWSENVVM, from the coding sequence TTGGAGTGTTATCTTGGAGTTGACGTGGGTTCTGTAAGCACTAATTTTGCTTTGATAGACAAACATGGAAAAATACTGAAGAAGCTTTACTTAAGGACCGCAGGACGACCTATAGAAACAATAAAAAGTGGTTTAAAGATGCTTAAAGAAGATTTAAAGGACGATATAGAAATAAAGGGGGTGGGCACCACCGGCAGCGGCAGAAAATTGGCATCGGTCATAGTAGGCGCCGATGTGGTAAAAAATGAAATTACTGCCCACGCCGTCGCAAGCATGTCTGAAATTCCCAACGTACAAACTATTTTAGAGATAGGAGGACAGGACTCAAAAATAATAATACTGAGAGACGGGATCGTTGTGGATTTTGCCATGAATACCGTATGTGCCGCTGGAACGGGCTCTTTTCTCGACAGACAGGCCCAAAGGCTCGGGATACCTATCGAACTATTCGGTGAAATTGCCATAAAGTCGAATAATCCCACCAGAATTGCTGGTCGTTGTGCAGTATTTGCCGAATCAGATATGATACATAAGCAACAGTTGGGGTATAAAGTAGAGGATATATTAAAAGGGCTGTGCCAAGCGCTAGTTAGAAATTACCTGGCAAACGTGGCGAAGGGAAAAGAGATAAAGCCTCCGGTGGTATTCCAGGGCGGAGTTGCGGCCAATTCCGGAATAAAAAGAGCTTTTGAAGAAGAACTCGGCATGAAGATCATAGTGCCCGAACACTTCGACGTGATGGGAGCTTTAGGGGCTGCATTGCTTGCGAAGAAAGCCATCTCTCAAAATAAGCAAAAACAGACTAATTTTCATGGTTTTGAAGCTGCTTTTAAAGAGCATAGGGCAGAAAGTTTTGAGTGTAATGGGTGTCCCAACTTGTGCGAAATCATTCAAATTTATGTAGACAATAAATTAATAGCAAGATGGGGAGACAGATGCGGAAAGTGGTCGGAGAATGTAGTAATGTAA
- the frr gene encoding ribosome recycling factor, which produces MKKVLENLKSDLAAIRAGRASTALLDKISVDYYGVQTPVNQLATISVPEPRMILIQPWDVKTINSIEKAILKSDLGLTPTSDGKVIRLVLPELTMERRKELVKMAKKKAEDAKVVVRNIRRDTNELVKKMEKNGEISQDDSKRWQEEIQKLTDNYIEQIDKALTNKEKEIMEV; this is translated from the coding sequence ATGAAGAAGGTACTCGAGAATCTCAAATCGGATTTGGCGGCAATTAGAGCTGGAAGAGCCTCTACAGCACTCCTAGATAAGATCTCAGTGGATTATTACGGTGTTCAAACTCCAGTAAACCAATTAGCTACTATAAGCGTACCTGAACCGAGAATGATATTAATACAGCCTTGGGATGTGAAGACGATTAACAGTATCGAAAAGGCCATCTTAAAATCAGACCTCGGTCTTACACCCACCAGCGACGGCAAGGTAATAAGGCTTGTCCTTCCAGAATTAACTATGGAAAGGCGCAAAGAACTAGTTAAGATGGCGAAAAAAAAGGCAGAAGATGCAAAAGTTGTCGTGCGGAACATCAGAAGGGATACAAACGAATTGGTCAAAAAAATGGAGAAAAATGGTGAAATATCTCAGGACGATAGCAAAAGGTGGCAGGAAGAAATACAAAAACTCACTGATAATTACATTGAACAAATTGATAAAGCATTAACTAACAAAGAAAAGGAAATAATGGAGGTATAA
- the spoIIAB gene encoding anti-sigma F factor → MEILNEMTIDFLSKSQNEAFARVVVAAFASQLNPTLDELADIKTAVSEAVTNCIIHGYENNLGTIRIKAILRENEIEIWVQDWGKGIEDIEKARQPLWTSKPELDRSGMGFTIMENFMDRVEVESTLGKGTIVKMYKTIKNKK, encoded by the coding sequence ATGGAAATTTTAAACGAAATGACGATTGATTTTTTAAGTAAATCGCAGAATGAAGCTTTTGCAAGAGTAGTAGTGGCTGCTTTTGCTTCGCAGTTAAACCCTACCCTAGACGAGCTGGCCGACATAAAGACGGCTGTATCCGAAGCCGTTACTAATTGTATAATTCACGGCTATGAGAATAACTTGGGTACAATCAGGATAAAAGCCATTCTTCGTGAAAATGAAATTGAAATATGGGTGCAAGATTGGGGAAAAGGCATTGAAGACATTGAGAAGGCAAGGCAGCCGCTGTGGACATCAAAACCAGAACTCGACAGATCAGGGATGGGATTTACCATAATGGAGAATTTTATGGATAGAGTAGAAGTCGAATCCACACTTGGAAAAGGCACTATTGTTAAAATGTACAAGACTATAAAAAATAAAAAATAA
- the spoVAD gene encoding stage V sporulation protein AD, translated as MAEKKLGAQTVKFQNPPSIIATATVVGPVEGKGPLRNYFDLILGDFKFQEKSWEKAEKKMLKEAVEIAVKKSGIPSDKIEYFIAGDLLNQIISASFAARELGYPFLGIYGACSTVAEGLGIGAMLVDGGYADNIVMGTSSHFCSAERQYRFPLELGNQRPPTAQRTVTGAGAAVISTKNQNPRITYVTTGKVIDMGAVDPNDMGSAMAPAAVDTIVMHLEDSKRTPEDYDLIVTGDLASVGKDLAQKLMLQNGIDVSNKYTDCGLLIYSPEQDVHAGGSGCACAAVVTFGYIFKEMQKGRYNKILLVATGALMNSTVVQQGETIPCIAHAVALENL; from the coding sequence ATGGCTGAAAAAAAACTCGGAGCCCAGACGGTAAAATTTCAAAACCCTCCTTCAATAATAGCCACAGCGACCGTTGTGGGGCCTGTAGAAGGAAAAGGGCCATTGAGAAATTACTTTGACCTTATTTTGGGCGATTTTAAATTTCAGGAGAAAAGCTGGGAAAAAGCAGAAAAGAAAATGTTAAAAGAAGCGGTAGAAATAGCCGTCAAAAAAAGCGGTATTCCTAGCGATAAAATTGAGTATTTCATAGCTGGGGATCTTCTCAATCAAATAATCTCCGCAAGTTTCGCAGCCAGGGAATTAGGATATCCTTTTTTAGGAATTTACGGGGCGTGTTCAACAGTTGCAGAAGGTTTAGGAATAGGCGCAATGCTAGTTGATGGCGGATATGCAGATAATATCGTAATGGGTACTTCCAGTCATTTCTGTTCCGCCGAAAGACAATACAGATTTCCCCTAGAATTAGGAAATCAAAGGCCACCGACAGCCCAGCGCACTGTAACCGGCGCTGGGGCTGCTGTAATTTCAACCAAAAATCAAAATCCAAGAATTACTTACGTAACTACAGGAAAGGTAATAGATATGGGTGCTGTCGATCCAAACGACATGGGCAGCGCGATGGCACCGGCGGCAGTTGACACAATTGTAATGCATCTTGAGGATTCTAAGCGTACTCCTGAAGATTACGATTTAATAGTAACAGGAGATTTGGCGAGTGTAGGAAAGGATTTAGCTCAAAAATTAATGCTGCAAAACGGTATCGATGTTTCAAATAAGTATACTGATTGCGGGCTATTAATTTACAGCCCCGAACAAGATGTACATGCAGGCGGAAGCGGATGTGCTTGCGCTGCCGTAGTTACGTTCGGGTATATTTTTAAGGAAATGCAGAAAGGTAGATATAATAAGATTCTTCTCGTGGCAACGGGAGCTTTAATGAATTCTACTGTTGTCCAGCAAGGTGAAACAATCCCGTGTATCGCTCATGCCGTAGCATTAGAAAATCTATAG
- the sigF gene encoding RNA polymerase sporulation sigma factor SigF → MTLKSSAGQLQLLKKAKEGDEEAKNEFVALNLGLVWSVVKKFSNRGYEPEELFQIGSVGLLKAIDKFDFTYNVKFSTYAIPMIIGEIKRFIRDNSPVKMARSLRDLTIKIQSAKEKLLYELNREPTIIELSEEIGVPPEEIVMGLEAIQPIVSLNDVAYQEDGAPIYYIDKLDDGEQLHSQWIEKIAVKEALSRLDKLERQIIILRYFKEKSQTEVAKVLGITQVQVSRLEKKILTKIKNMLTQ, encoded by the coding sequence ATGACTTTGAAGAGTTCGGCAGGACAATTACAATTATTAAAAAAAGCGAAAGAAGGAGATGAGGAAGCAAAAAACGAATTTGTCGCTTTAAATTTAGGCCTGGTCTGGAGTGTGGTAAAGAAGTTTTCAAATAGAGGGTATGAACCTGAGGAACTTTTTCAAATCGGAAGTGTAGGTTTATTGAAAGCAATAGACAAGTTCGATTTTACTTACAATGTTAAATTTTCAACATACGCTATTCCCATGATAATAGGGGAAATTAAGAGATTTATAAGGGATAACTCTCCTGTAAAAATGGCAAGATCGCTTAGGGATTTAACTATTAAGATTCAATCTGCAAAGGAAAAATTATTATATGAATTAAACAGAGAACCCACTATAATCGAACTTTCTGAAGAGATAGGAGTTCCGCCGGAAGAAATAGTAATGGGTCTTGAAGCCATTCAACCAATTGTTTCCTTAAATGATGTGGCATATCAGGAAGACGGAGCTCCTATTTATTACATAGACAAACTTGACGACGGCGAGCAGTTACATAGTCAGTGGATCGAGAAGATAGCCGTAAAAGAGGCTCTCTCAAGGTTGGATAAATTGGAAAGACAAATTATTATTCTGAGATACTTTAAAGAAAAATCTCAAACCGAAGTGGCTAAGGTTTTAGGTATAACACAGGTTCAAGTATCCAGGTTGGAAAAAAAGATTCTAACAAAAATAAAAAACATGCTTACCCAATAA
- the spoVAC gene encoding stage V sporulation protein AC — MAKITQEQKDYQQLVKNVKPKPPYLKNIVMAFLVGGLICLIGQLILNFYISLGLDSAKEAPSATSATLVFLGAFLTGLGVYDKIGKRAGAGSIVPITGFANSIVAPAMEFKSEGYVFGVAAKMFVVAGPVLVYGIASSALIGLIYYVVKF; from the coding sequence ATGGCCAAAATTACGCAGGAACAGAAAGATTATCAGCAGTTGGTTAAAAACGTAAAACCCAAACCTCCATATTTGAAAAATATAGTAATGGCTTTTTTAGTCGGGGGATTAATTTGTTTAATCGGACAATTAATATTGAATTTTTATATTTCTTTAGGCTTAGACAGCGCGAAAGAAGCGCCCAGTGCCACGTCGGCCACTTTAGTATTTCTTGGCGCTTTTCTCACCGGATTGGGTGTTTACGACAAAATCGGGAAAAGAGCAGGCGCTGGTTCAATAGTGCCTATCACAGGATTTGCAAATTCCATCGTGGCGCCTGCAATGGAATTTAAAAGCGAAGGTTATGTATTTGGAGTGGCCGCAAAAATGTTTGTGGTGGCAGGACCTGTTCTTGTTTATGGAATTGCCTCTTCTGCTTTAATTGGATTGATATACTACGTGGTAAAGTTTTAG
- a CDS encoding isoprenyl transferase, producing the protein MGIKEIDLIDTKKLPNHIAIIMDGNGRWAQKRGLPRIAGHWAGAETLRSIVEFCAELKIKVLSVYAFSTENWKRPFEEVKTILNLLVYYLKKEVDNLNRNNIKLMVSGDWQELPYRIREEIKKSLELTSNNTGMILNVALNYGSRREIIKACQNISRLVSSGRLNPEDIDEIFFEKYLFTSGLPDPDLLIRPSGELRLSNFLLWQIAYSELWFCDIYWPDFKKEHLIQALLDFQRRERRFGGLTK; encoded by the coding sequence GTGGGAATAAAGGAAATAGATTTAATTGATACAAAAAAATTGCCTAATCACATTGCTATAATAATGGACGGCAATGGACGGTGGGCTCAAAAGCGAGGTCTTCCAAGAATAGCCGGTCATTGGGCTGGTGCAGAAACACTTCGAAGTATTGTTGAATTTTGTGCAGAGCTAAAGATAAAGGTTCTGAGTGTTTATGCATTTTCTACAGAAAACTGGAAGAGGCCTTTTGAAGAAGTAAAAACCATCTTAAATCTTCTCGTATATTACTTAAAAAAAGAAGTAGACAACCTGAATCGAAATAATATAAAATTAATGGTGTCTGGAGATTGGCAGGAGTTGCCATATCGAATTAGGGAAGAAATCAAAAAATCGTTAGAACTGACCTCGAATAACACGGGAATGATTTTAAACGTAGCATTAAATTATGGATCTCGCCGCGAAATAATCAAAGCATGCCAAAATATATCAAGGCTTGTTTCTAGTGGAAGATTAAACCCGGAAGATATTGATGAAATATTTTTTGAGAAGTATTTATTTACTTCCGGGCTTCCTGATCCCGATCTTTTAATCAGGCCCAGCGGGGAATTGCGGTTGAGCAACTTTCTTTTGTGGCAGATAGCCTATTCAGAGCTGTGGTTTTGCGATATTTATTGGCCAGATTTTAAGAAAGAACACCTGATTCAAGCTTTACTTGATTTTCAACGCAGAGAACGGAGATTTGGAGGTTTAACAAAATAA
- the tsf gene encoding translation elongation factor Ts, with the protein MISSEQVKELRERTGAGIMDCKKALMEAGGDMEKAIVILREKGLAKAAKKVGRTTAEGIIDAYIHGEGRIGVLVEVNCETDFVARNEEFRSLVKDIAMQIAASNPKYVSRNDVPLEVLEREREILKAQAINEGKPSHIVDKIVEGRLEKFFEENCLLEQPFIKDPDKKVSELIMEKIALLGENITVTRFVRFERGEIAPKSDQD; encoded by the coding sequence ATGATTAGTTCAGAACAAGTAAAGGAACTAAGAGAACGCACAGGCGCAGGGATAATGGATTGCAAAAAGGCTTTGATGGAAGCCGGCGGAGATATGGAAAAGGCAATAGTTATATTAAGAGAAAAGGGACTTGCTAAGGCTGCAAAAAAAGTGGGCCGTACAACAGCCGAAGGAATTATTGATGCTTACATACACGGAGAAGGTAGAATAGGTGTATTGGTGGAAGTTAACTGCGAGACCGATTTCGTGGCGAGAAATGAAGAGTTTAGAAGTTTAGTTAAGGATATCGCTATGCAAATTGCAGCATCAAATCCCAAATATGTTTCTCGGAATGATGTCCCCCTAGAAGTTTTGGAAAGAGAAAGGGAAATACTTAAAGCACAAGCTATAAACGAAGGTAAGCCCTCTCACATAGTAGATAAGATTGTTGAAGGTAGACTTGAAAAATTCTTTGAAGAGAACTGTCTTTTAGAGCAACCATTCATTAAGGATCCTGATAAGAAAGTTTCTGAACTGATAATGGAAAAAATAGCCTTATTGGGTGAAAATATCACAGTTACTCGATTTGTACGCTTTGAAAGAGGAGAAATTGCGCCTAAATCTGATCAGGACTGA
- the rpsB gene encoding 30S ribosomal protein S2 encodes MSVVSMKQLLEAGVHFGHQTRRWNPKMKEYIFTERNGIYIIDLQKTVKKLDEAYEYVKNLAAEGGKILFVGTKKQAQESIQEEAKRCEMFYVNQRWLGGMLTNFKTIKKRIERLKELERMEEEGLFEVLPKKEVLNLKREKERLEKYLGGIKNMTSLPDALFIVDPRKEKIAVSEAKKLKIPIIAIVDTNCDPDEVDYVIPGNDDAIRAVKLIAEKIADAVLEGKQGVQIAAEE; translated from the coding sequence ATGTCGGTAGTTTCCATGAAGCAATTGCTGGAAGCAGGGGTCCATTTTGGCCACCAGACTAGAAGATGGAACCCCAAAATGAAAGAATACATCTTTACTGAAAGAAACGGTATTTACATCATTGATTTGCAGAAAACTGTTAAAAAATTGGACGAAGCCTATGAGTATGTAAAGAATCTCGCTGCAGAAGGTGGGAAAATTCTTTTTGTTGGCACGAAAAAACAGGCTCAGGAGTCGATTCAGGAAGAAGCCAAACGCTGTGAAATGTTTTATGTCAATCAGCGTTGGTTGGGTGGAATGCTGACCAATTTTAAAACGATTAAAAAGCGGATAGAACGCTTGAAAGAACTCGAACGCATGGAAGAAGAAGGACTTTTTGAAGTCCTTCCCAAAAAAGAGGTACTAAACCTCAAAAGGGAAAAAGAGCGTTTGGAGAAATATTTAGGCGGTATTAAAAACATGACATCCCTGCCGGATGCACTTTTCATAGTAGATCCAAGAAAAGAAAAAATAGCTGTTTCGGAAGCTAAAAAGTTGAAGATTCCGATTATAGCTATAGTAGATACCAACTGCGATCCGGATGAAGTAGATTATGTAATTCCTGGCAACGACGATGCCATAAGGGCTGTTAAATTAATTGCCGAAAAAATAGCCGACGCAGTACTCGAAGGCAAGCAAGGAGTTCAAATAGCAGCAGAAGAATAA
- a CDS encoding acyl-CoA dehydratase activase-related protein: MRIGIPRALFYYMYYPFWKTFFETLGHEVILSNPTNKKILKDGLEFAVDDACLPIKVFHGHVVDLIDKVDVLFIPRIISIEPGEFICPKFLGLPDMVKSSIPNLPPIIDSNLSVYKNRKGLIEHVKSIGADLGHPSKLILKAYKIASIKFYSYKKFQISHEQLPLDSGQKSFFDSNSSYFSRHKNKCLRENTLNVLLLGHPYNIYDNYISMNLITKLKKNGIKVITPEIIPVKNISAGAKNLKKRLFWTLGKNIIGSTYYYMDCGKALDGIIHIASFGCGPDSIVGELLERKLSRNRLVPFLRINIDEHSGEEGFNTRLEAFIDVIEGRRRN; encoded by the coding sequence ATGCGGATAGGTATTCCAAGAGCTTTATTTTATTACATGTACTACCCTTTCTGGAAAACATTTTTCGAAACTTTAGGCCACGAAGTAATATTGTCAAATCCTACCAATAAAAAGATATTAAAAGACGGTTTGGAATTTGCCGTTGATGATGCCTGTCTACCCATCAAAGTTTTTCACGGACACGTAGTGGATCTAATAGACAAAGTAGATGTTCTTTTTATTCCAAGAATAATCAGCATCGAACCTGGAGAATTCATTTGTCCGAAGTTTTTAGGTTTACCTGATATGGTAAAAAGCAGCATACCGAATTTGCCTCCAATTATTGACAGCAACCTTTCTGTCTATAAAAATAGAAAAGGCCTCATCGAACATGTAAAATCGATAGGTGCAGACCTGGGGCATCCTTCAAAGCTTATTCTGAAAGCGTATAAGATAGCCTCGATAAAATTCTATTCCTATAAAAAATTTCAAATAAGCCACGAACAACTTCCTCTGGATTCGGGACAAAAGAGTTTTTTCGATTCTAACTCATCGTATTTTTCTAGGCATAAAAACAAATGCCTTAGAGAAAATACTTTAAATGTCCTTTTACTAGGGCATCCTTACAATATATACGACAATTATATTAGTATGAATTTAATAACAAAATTGAAAAAAAACGGTATAAAAGTCATAACGCCAGAAATAATACCGGTCAAAAACATCTCGGCAGGGGCAAAAAATCTTAAGAAAAGATTATTCTGGACTTTGGGAAAAAACATAATAGGAAGCACTTACTATTATATGGATTGCGGCAAAGCTCTTGATGGGATAATTCATATCGCTTCCTTCGGATGCGGACCTGATTCGATCGTAGGAGAGCTATTGGAACGCAAACTTTCCCGCAACCGGCTGGTTCCTTTTCTTCGAATTAATATCGACGAACATTCCGGCGAAGAAGGCTTTAATACGAGATTGGAAGCTTTCATAGATGTGATAGAAGGGAGACGTCGGAATTGA